The window CAGGACCAGATCTAGTAGTTATTCTGCATAAATCCCCTAATATTCTGGGTTCAACTCAACCGCCGAACTATCCTCTTCCAGACAGTAACTATGTTATCCTTGCGCCCCTAAAAAGGAGTAAAGGCGCTCAAAGCTACAATATTCCCAGTAATATCAATCTAGGAGCCTATAAATCTGTTGCTATTTGGTGTCGTCGCTATAATGCAACTTTTGGCGCAGCAGTTCTCAATTAGAGTTAAAGAAGGAAGAAGGAGTAGGGAAGAAGGAAGAAGGAATCCCCAATCCCCAATCCCCAATCCCTCAAAAGTACATCCAATTTATCACTAGCAACTTGGGTTAATAGTTAGTGTATTGCGTCCAATTTGATTGAGGTAAACCATGTTGAAGACAATTTCTGTGACTCAAGAAAACACTTGTTTATCCCTGTGCGATCGCTATCAACAAGTGCGTCAACTAAGTCAACAACTTTGTCAGCCGCTAGCAACAGAAGATTATGCGATCCAGAGTATGCCAGATGTTAGTCCCCCTAAATGGCATCTAGCCCATACTACGTGGTTTTTTGAAACATTTCTGCTGGTTCCTTACCTGAAAGGCTATGAATTATTTCATCCCAAATTTGGTTACCTGTTCAACTCTTATTACGAAGCAGTAGGAGAACGTCATCCACGCGCGCAAAGAGGATTGCTATCTCGTCCCACAGTAGCAGAAGTTTATCAGTATAGAGATTATGTAGATGCAGGAATGCGATCGCTAATGCTGGAAATTTCTGGCAATTCTGACCTAGAATCCCTAATTACTTTAGGTTTACATCACGAACAGCAGCACCAGGAATTACTACTAACAGATATTAAACATATCTTGGGAATGAATCCCTTGCGTCCCGCATATCTCCAAAATCCCCTCTCTGCCATCTCTAAATTCCCAGAAAATCGCGAGAAATGGCTAGATTATCCAGGTGGATTGCAGGCGATCGGTCATCAAAATCGGGAATTTGCGTTTGATAATGAAAGTCCGCGACATCAGGTGTATCTCCAAGACTATTATCTCGCCTCTAGACTTGTAACCAATGGAGAGTACTTAGAATTTATTGAAGCTGGGGGATATAATAAGCCTGAGTATTGGCTGGCTGAAGGTTGGACGACCATTCAAGCGGAAAAATGGTTTGCACCTTTTTATTGGGAAAAAATCGATGGTGTGTGGTGGATTATGACCCTTTATGGAATGCAACCCCTAAACGAGAACGAACCAGTTTGTCACGTTAGCTTTTACGAAGCCGATGCTTATGCTAGCTTTAGAGGGTTACGGTTACCCACAGAAGTAGAATGGGAAGTAGCTGCATCCTCAGTTCCTATTAAGGGAAATTTTGTGGAAACAGGCAGATTACATCCAACTGTAGCATCAGGAGTTACTAGACCAGATCAAATGTTTGGGGATGTCTGGGAATGGACCCAAAGCGCCTATCTTCCCTATCCAGGTTTTGAAGTAGCGGATGGTGCGATCGGTGAATACAATGGAAAATTCATGTGCAATCAAATGGTATTAAGAGGCGGTTCTTGCGCTACTTCTATTAATCACATTCGCTCGACTTATCGTAACTTTTTTCCACCATCTGCACGCTGGCAATTTACAGGTATCCGCTTAGCCAAATATTAGGCTGAAGTAATAATTTTGAATCACGGAAATAAATCAATGACTGCAACATTAGGCTGGACATCAAAGACTGTTTCGGAACCAACAGTTAAACTCTACGATCTTCATCCTCCTTTAGATGATTTTCGGAGTGAGGCGATCGCAGGTTTACAAAAACCAGAAAAGTTTGTTTCTGCCAAATTTCTTTATGATAAACGGGGTTCAGAATTATTTGATGCTATCTGTAATTTAGAAGAGTATTATGTCACTCGCACAGAAATGTCAATTTTGCAAACTAATGCTGTTGAAATTGCCGCTAAAATAGGCGATGGCGTGTTAGTTGAATTTGGTAGTGGCAGTTCTCAAAAAGTTAGAATTATTCTAGATGCAATGGAAAAGTTGCCTACCTATGTAGCACTAGATATTTCCGTGCAGCACTTGTATGAATCTTGTGTAAAATTGGCGGAAGCTTATGTAGGTTTAGAAGCGATCGCTATTTGTACTGACTACACTCAACCCATAAAATTACCTGAGATTTCGTCTCTCAAAAACAAGCATAAAGTGGCTTTCTTTCCTGGTTCTTCGGTTGGCAATCTAGAACCAGAAGAAGTGATTCAATTCCTCAAAAATACGGCTAATTTACTAGAACCTAACAGCAGTTTGTTAATTGGAGTAGATCTTAAGAAAAATAAATCAATTCTGGAGCCAGCCTATGATGATTCCCACGGAATTTCTGCGGCTTTTGCCTTAAATTTACTCACCAGAATCAATCGAGAATTGGGAGCTAATTTTAATTTAGATAACTTTGGCTATAAAGCTTTTTACAATGCGATCGGTCGGATCGAAATGTATATAGTTAGCCTGAAAGAACAAGTAGTTAATATTGATGGTATAGAAATTCATTTTCAAGCAGGGGAATTGCTGCGGACTGAATATTCCTATAAATATACTATTACTGAATTTCAAGAATTAGCCGCTCAAGCTGGTTTTCAACCTCAACAGGTTTGGACAGATCCACAGAATTTGTTTAGCCTTCATTATCTGACTAATTCAGTTTCTGGAACCTAGACAAATTGGAGCCAACCAATGCCAGAATGGTATAAGAAAGATCTAGCATATATTCATGATGTTGGTCATAGCGATTACGCACTCAAATCGGCTCCTGGTATTCTCAATGTTTTGGCTGAAAATAACATCAGGGAAGGTTTAATAGTCGATTTTGGTTGTGGCAGTGGATTATCGGCACTAGAATTCACCAAGGCAGGATATCGTGTACTGGGAATCGATATTTCTGAATCTATGATTGCAATTGCCCGAAAGAGAGTGCCGCAGGCGGAATTTCGAGTTGAATCACTATTTAAAAATCAAATTCCCTTATGTAATGCTGTTACTTCCATTGGTGAATGTCTCAACTATCTGTTCGATTCAGACAGCGATCGCCAAATGCTGTTTCAACTGTTCCATCGCATCTACAAAGCGCTAGCACCAGGAGGTATTTTCATCTTTGACATTGCAGAACCAGGACAAATTATCGATTCAAACGCTACTAAAGGGTTTACAAAAGGAGATAACTGGGTAGTGCTGGTGGAGAAGCAAGAAAACCAGCAGCAGCAGACATTAACTCGTCGAATTACTACTTTTCGTCAGGTAGGAGAATACTACAGACGAGATGAGGAGGTACACCATTTGCGACTGTATCAAAGTACAGATCTAGCTGAAGAACTCGATCGCATAGGTTTCCAGGTTCAGATTGTGCATAGCTATGGTCAGTATCATCTCCCTAAAGCTCATGCAGCGTTGATTGCGCGCAAAAAATCCCGATCTGATTTCACGTGAATGTCAACCTTTCCACTCAGCGAATCTTAATTAGCTTTCTATCTCCTTTTCAGTCAAGGGTAAGCACCTTCTCAGTTGGGTCAATCATGCTATTAATCAAAGCTAACAAGATGTTTGACGGGAAAAATATTGATGAATACTTCAGAACTAACCCTTAAACCCCAAGACTTGACAGAAAGTAGGCTACAACTGCACTATGCAGTTCAATTTATTGCCGCAGTTGGTAAAGCTTTAGTACCTCCCAAACCAGACGAAAGTCACGTTAGTTTGGGATGGAACCCCCAATTGAATTACTTTGTCAGTGAAATTATTCCAGCAGCAAAACCGTTTCAGGTAGCCTTGGATTTAGTTACTCTGACTTCGCTAATTCTGGATCGAAAGGGTAATCAAATCGCTGAATTTCCCTTGGATCAAAAAACCTTAGCAGAGGGAATAAATTGGCTCAAAGGCGAGATTAATAAACTCGGTGCTGAGGCTCAGAAAATTGCTTTGATTGATTATCCGTCAGATTTCCCTGATAGTCCATTGGCTCGTGGTGCCGTTTTTGATGCCACCCAAGAGCCGCAAAGAAGAGAATTGATGGGTTACTATGCTGATACTTATCTTCTGCTACAAGACATTTTAGCCACAACTCAGGGTTCTTCTCCAGTTCACACTTGGCCGCATCACTTTGATATGGCAACACTGATAACTCTTCCAGGTATGCACGATGGAGAACCAATGACGATTGGTGTTGGTTTTTCACCAGGAGATACTAGTTACAATGAACCCTATTGGTACGTTACTCCTTGGCCATATCCAGAGACAACTAACCTTCCAGCACTAGAAGGAGGTGGTTTCTGGCATACAGAGAATTGGGTAGGAGCGGTTTTAAAAGCGTTTGAAATCAAAGACAAAAAAGTCCAGATCCGAGATTTTCTCAATTCTGCGGTAAAAGCAGCCCAATTTCTGCTTCAAAGTGTTGATCGACTCGACTAAGCCATGCCACAAGTGATATGAATATGACACGAGAAGATATTCAGGCAGCGATCGCTCAAGCGGCTCAAGCTTGGGTTGAAGGAGACGGCGATCGCTTTGCTTCCCTCTTTACACCAGACGGAGAATTCATCGTTCCAAGGGATTGCTGGGTAGGAAGAGATCAGATTCGCCAAGCAGTAATTGACTACGCATCAGCATATTCTGACGTAAAAATAGATATTCGACAGATTGTAGTGGATGGCAATTTGGCTGTAGTAGAGTGGCATTGGGAAGACAAAGAAAATGCTACAAGTCAACACAATCAAGCTGACGATGCGATCGCCGTTGATTTCCAAAATGGTCTAATTAGCCGTTGGCGCGAATACATTGACTCGAAAACTTAAGCCTGGAGGCAGATTAGTCAGAGATCCAGATGCTTATGTGATGCAGATACTAGTACGGGCGCAACGCGTTGCGCCCGTACAGAAGTCAGAAGTCAAAATAGGGAGAGATCGGGGCGAAAGAAAACCCAATCAACAATCAACAATC of the Merismopedia glauca CCAP 1448/3 genome contains:
- the egtD gene encoding L-histidine N(alpha)-methyltransferase — translated: MTATLGWTSKTVSEPTVKLYDLHPPLDDFRSEAIAGLQKPEKFVSAKFLYDKRGSELFDAICNLEEYYVTRTEMSILQTNAVEIAAKIGDGVLVEFGSGSSQKVRIILDAMEKLPTYVALDISVQHLYESCVKLAEAYVGLEAIAICTDYTQPIKLPEISSLKNKHKVAFFPGSSVGNLEPEEVIQFLKNTANLLEPNSSLLIGVDLKKNKSILEPAYDDSHGISAAFALNLLTRINRELGANFNLDNFGYKAFYNAIGRIEMYIVSLKEQVVNIDGIEIHFQAGELLRTEYSYKYTITEFQELAAQAGFQPQQVWTDPQNLFSLHYLTNSVSGT
- the egtB gene encoding ergothioneine biosynthesis protein EgtB; protein product: MLKTISVTQENTCLSLCDRYQQVRQLSQQLCQPLATEDYAIQSMPDVSPPKWHLAHTTWFFETFLLVPYLKGYELFHPKFGYLFNSYYEAVGERHPRAQRGLLSRPTVAEVYQYRDYVDAGMRSLMLEISGNSDLESLITLGLHHEQQHQELLLTDIKHILGMNPLRPAYLQNPLSAISKFPENREKWLDYPGGLQAIGHQNREFAFDNESPRHQVYLQDYYLASRLVTNGEYLEFIEAGGYNKPEYWLAEGWTTIQAEKWFAPFYWEKIDGVWWIMTLYGMQPLNENEPVCHVSFYEADAYASFRGLRLPTEVEWEVAASSVPIKGNFVETGRLHPTVASGVTRPDQMFGDVWEWTQSAYLPYPGFEVADGAIGEYNGKFMCNQMVLRGGSCATSINHIRSTYRNFFPPSARWQFTGIRLAKY
- a CDS encoding nuclear transport factor 2 family protein — its product is MTREDIQAAIAQAAQAWVEGDGDRFASLFTPDGEFIVPRDCWVGRDQIRQAVIDYASAYSDVKIDIRQIVVDGNLAVVEWHWEDKENATSQHNQADDAIAVDFQNGLISRWREYIDSKT
- a CDS encoding class I SAM-dependent methyltransferase; translated protein: MPEWYKKDLAYIHDVGHSDYALKSAPGILNVLAENNIREGLIVDFGCGSGLSALEFTKAGYRVLGIDISESMIAIARKRVPQAEFRVESLFKNQIPLCNAVTSIGECLNYLFDSDSDRQMLFQLFHRIYKALAPGGIFIFDIAEPGQIIDSNATKGFTKGDNWVVLVEKQENQQQQTLTRRITTFRQVGEYYRRDEEVHHLRLYQSTDLAEELDRIGFQVQIVHSYGQYHLPKAHAALIARKKSRSDFT